In a single window of the Flavobacterium sp. W4I14 genome:
- a CDS encoding hypothetical protein (product_source=Hypo-rule applied) has product MKIILNKPELVSLLQQQLIEIEILCGEYDKGTDVVIPSIAGKIVVIFHNSDQAKALMSQLKLSHLDMYCSSEIYNSKSLTNFIGLLKLAHRTGKGWGYAARLDHSALKAVTQENWWNNKKIIVDSDGIAFTRAKIIKSLANTEPLVLNTSGWTVKDAEGNKSTIDPIPETVRQIAFEVIESFRGVDLNKESKLHYKS; this is encoded by the coding sequence ATGAAGATCATTCTGAATAAACCTGAGCTGGTTTCGTTGTTGCAACAACAATTAATAGAGATAGAAATACTTTGTGGGGAGTACGATAAAGGAACTGATGTTGTTATTCCATCAATTGCCGGAAAAATCGTCGTGATTTTCCATAACTCCGATCAAGCAAAAGCATTGATGAGTCAGCTTAAATTAAGTCATCTTGATATGTATTGCAGTTCGGAGATTTACAATTCAAAAAGCCTCACCAACTTTATCGGTTTATTGAAATTGGCACATCGTACTGGAAAGGGGTGGGGCTATGCTGCCAGGTTAGACCATTCTGCTTTAAAAGCGGTAACACAGGAAAACTGGTGGAACAATAAAAAAATAATCGTCGATTCGGACGGAATTGCTTTTACGAGGGCTAAAATAATTAAATCATTAGCCAATACTGAGCCTTTGGTGTTAAATACTTCAGGCTGGACGGTTAAAGATGCCGAAGGCAACAAATCAACTATCGACCCAATACCCGAAACTGTTCGGCAAATTGCTTTCGAAGTAATTGAAAGTTTTCGAGGTGTTGATTTAAATAAGGAAAGTAAACTTCATTACAAGTCATAG
- a CDS encoding large subunit ribosomal protein L29 (product_source=KO:K02904; cath_funfam=1.10.287.310; cog=COG0255; ko=KO:K02904; pfam=PF00831; superfamily=46561; tigrfam=TIGR00012) has product MKNSEITGLSKEELVAKITEEKENLSKLKFAHTISAIENPSRIAKVRKDIARLNTELTKVKNTESATETK; this is encoded by the coding sequence ATGAAAAATTCAGAAATCACAGGGCTTTCAAAAGAAGAATTAGTAGCTAAGATTACGGAAGAAAAAGAGAACTTATCAAAATTGAAGTTCGCTCACACTATTTCAGCTATCGAAAATCCTTCGCGCATTGCAAAAGTAAGGAAAGACATAGCCCGTTTAAACACTGAGTTGACTAAAGTGAAAAACACTGAGTCAGCTACTGAAACTAAATAA
- a CDS encoding uncharacterized protein HemX (product_source=COG2959; cleavage_site_network=SignalP-noTM; cog=COG2959; superfamily=58100; transmembrane_helix_parts=Inside_1_6,TMhelix_7_26,Outside_27_126,TMhelix_127_149,Inside_150_203), which translates to MQKIKHTLLFLGAMLFLNVAFGQTLPDTTKNTDPSLNGQYQFMLKKSKSFNGARLINPSRLSSLWKSVSDTLRKERKQLQEARQEIKAQADNISSLKGEVNGKESSLANANAAVNEIKFLGISFNKGTYNTIVWAIIIVLGVGLAFVIFQSGKLRHEAKYRTELYQEVADEFQAHKVKAKDKEMRLARELQDERNKWDDGRGR; encoded by the coding sequence ATGCAGAAAATTAAACACACCCTATTGTTTTTAGGCGCTATGCTATTTTTAAACGTTGCCTTTGGGCAAACTTTACCTGACACTACGAAAAATACCGACCCATCTTTAAATGGCCAGTATCAGTTCATGTTAAAGAAATCTAAAAGCTTCAACGGCGCGAGGCTGATCAATCCATCACGGTTATCGTCCTTATGGAAAAGTGTTAGTGATACGCTAAGAAAAGAACGCAAGCAGCTGCAGGAAGCCCGTCAGGAAATTAAAGCACAAGCTGATAACATTTCGAGCTTAAAAGGCGAAGTAAATGGAAAAGAAAGTTCCCTGGCCAATGCCAACGCTGCTGTTAATGAAATTAAATTTTTAGGCATATCCTTCAATAAAGGCACCTATAATACCATTGTTTGGGCCATTATTATTGTACTTGGAGTAGGTTTGGCCTTTGTAATTTTCCAATCGGGTAAATTAAGGCACGAAGCGAAGTACAGAACCGAGCTTTACCAGGAAGTGGCCGATGAATTTCAGGCACACAAAGTAAAAGCAAAGGATAAAGAAATGAGACTTGCCCGTGAGCTGCAGGACGAGCGTAATAAATGGGATGATGGCCGGGGAAGGTAG
- a CDS encoding small subunit ribosomal protein S17 (product_source=KO:K02961; cath_funfam=2.40.50.140; cog=COG0186; ko=KO:K02961; pfam=PF00366; superfamily=50249; tigrfam=TIGR03635), producing the protein MERQLRKTRTGLVVSNKMDKSVVVSVERKVKHPIYGKFVKKTTKFMAHDEKNECGIGDTVLIMETRPLSKNKNWRLVQILERAK; encoded by the coding sequence ATGGAAAGACAATTAAGAAAAACAAGAACCGGGTTAGTGGTAAGCAACAAGATGGATAAATCTGTTGTAGTGAGCGTGGAACGTAAAGTAAAACACCCGATTTATGGTAAGTTCGTAAAGAAAACTACCAAATTTATGGCTCACGACGAGAAAAACGAATGCGGTATCGGTGATACAGTATTGATTATGGAAACTCGTCCTTTGAGTAAAAACAAGAACTGGAGATTGGTACA
- a CDS encoding large subunit ribosomal protein L2 (product_source=KO:K02886; cath_funfam=2.30.30.30,2.40.50.140,4.10.950.10; cog=COG0090; ko=KO:K02886; pfam=PF00181,PF03947; smart=SM01382,SM01383; superfamily=50104,50249; tigrfam=TIGR01171) translates to MGLRKFKPVTPGTRFRVGASFTEITATKPEKSLVVSSKKSGGRNNTGKMTMRYMGGGHKKSYRLIDFKRDKFDIPATVATVEYDPNRTARIALLHYADGEKRYIIAPEGLQVGSVLLSGDKAAPEVGNTLKLSNIPLGSIVHNVEIHPGKGAQLARSAGAYAQLAARDGKYATLKMPSGETRLILTTCLATIGAVSNSDHANEVLGKAGRKRWLGRRPRTRPVAMNPVDHPMGGGEGRSSGGHPRSRNGVLAKGFKTRELKKYSNRYIIERRKK, encoded by the coding sequence ATGGGCTTAAGAAAATTTAAACCAGTTACTCCAGGTACCCGCTTCAGAGTTGGTGCTAGTTTTACGGAGATTACAGCAACCAAGCCCGAAAAATCATTGGTTGTATCATCAAAAAAGTCTGGTGGACGTAACAACACAGGAAAAATGACTATGCGCTACATGGGCGGTGGTCACAAAAAATCATATCGTTTAATCGACTTCAAACGCGATAAATTCGATATTCCTGCAACAGTAGCTACTGTTGAATACGATCCAAACCGTACTGCCCGCATCGCATTATTACACTATGCAGATGGCGAGAAGCGTTATATCATCGCTCCTGAAGGATTGCAAGTTGGTTCGGTATTATTATCGGGCGACAAAGCAGCACCAGAAGTAGGTAACACTTTAAAATTATCGAACATTCCATTAGGTTCTATCGTACACAACGTAGAGATCCACCCTGGAAAAGGAGCACAATTAGCTCGTAGTGCAGGTGCTTACGCACAATTAGCTGCCCGCGATGGTAAATATGCTACTTTAAAAATGCCTTCAGGCGAAACCCGTTTAATCTTGACTACTTGTCTTGCTACTATCGGTGCTGTATCTAACTCAGATCATGCAAACGAAGTATTAGGTAAAGCTGGGCGTAAACGTTGGTTGGGCCGTCGTCCGAGAACTAGACCGGTAGCGATGAACCCTGTCGATCACCCAATGGGTGGTGGTGAAGGTAGATCATCAGGTGGTCACCCACGTTCAAGAAATGGTGTTTTAGCTAAAGGCTTCAAAACCAGAGAACTTAAAAAATATTCTAATCGTTACATCATAGAGAGAAGGAAGAAATAA
- a CDS encoding putative membrane protein (product_source=COG4272; cog=COG4272; pfam=PF07843; superfamily=46785; transmembrane_helix_parts=Inside_1_20,TMhelix_21_43,Outside_44_78,TMhelix_79_101,Inside_102_107,TMhelix_108_130,Outside_131_131): protein MGTTGKENLNDKDIQVILGTLLRAGVIISMSIVLIGGAIFLIHNSGAITDYKVFKPELSKFSSIVAIFKGVSTFQGDAIVQFGILMLIFTPIARIVFAIFSFLIERDYLYVLIGFIILAIITISLNGGLAH from the coding sequence ATGGGTACAACAGGAAAAGAAAACCTAAACGATAAGGATATTCAGGTAATTTTGGGTACACTTCTGCGCGCAGGTGTAATTATTTCGATGAGCATTGTGTTAATAGGTGGCGCCATTTTTCTGATCCATAATAGTGGTGCCATTACCGACTATAAAGTTTTTAAACCCGAGCTGAGCAAGTTTTCTTCTATAGTGGCCATATTTAAGGGCGTATCTACTTTTCAGGGCGATGCCATTGTGCAGTTTGGCATCCTGATGCTCATTTTTACGCCAATTGCACGTATTGTTTTTGCTATTTTCAGCTTTTTAATCGAGCGAGATTACCTATATGTACTCATTGGATTTATCATTTTAGCCATCATAACCATCAGTTTAAATGGTGGTTTGGCACATTAA
- a CDS encoding large subunit ribosomal protein L3 (product_source=KO:K02906; cath_funfam=4.10.960.10; cog=COG0087; ko=KO:K02906; pfam=PF00297; superfamily=50447; tigrfam=TIGR03625): MSGIIGKKVGMTSIFDAEGRNIPCTVIEAGPCVVTQVKTEEVDGYSSIQLGYDEKKEKNTTQPLKGHFAKANTTPKRKLVEFDSFTTSLNLGDVVTVDSFAEGDFVDVVGTSKGKGFQGVVKRHGFAGVGMQTHGQHNRLRAPGSLGASSFPSRVFKGMRMAGRTGGDRVKVQNLQVLKVYAEQNLLVVSGSIPGAKGSYVILDK, encoded by the coding sequence ATGTCAGGAATTATTGGAAAAAAAGTAGGAATGACCAGTATCTTTGATGCCGAAGGAAGAAACATTCCTTGTACGGTAATCGAGGCTGGACCTTGTGTAGTTACACAGGTAAAAACCGAAGAAGTAGATGGTTATTCATCAATCCAGTTGGGTTACGATGAGAAAAAAGAGAAAAACACAACTCAACCATTGAAAGGCCATTTCGCGAAAGCAAACACAACTCCGAAACGCAAGCTGGTAGAATTTGATTCGTTTACAACTTCACTTAATTTAGGTGATGTAGTAACGGTTGATTCTTTCGCAGAAGGCGATTTTGTTGATGTTGTAGGTACCTCAAAAGGTAAAGGTTTTCAAGGTGTTGTAAAACGCCACGGATTTGCCGGTGTTGGTATGCAGACTCACGGTCAGCATAACCGTTTACGTGCCCCAGGTTCATTGGGAGCATCGTCATTCCCTTCACGTGTATTCAAAGGAATGCGCATGGCTGGAAGAACAGGTGGAGACAGGGTAAAAGTTCAGAACTTACAAGTTTTGAAAGTTTATGCTGAGCAAAACTTATTAGTAGTTAGTGGTTCCATTCCAGGAGCTAAAGGTTCTTACGTAATCTTAGACAAGTAA
- a CDS encoding small subunit ribosomal protein S19 (product_source=KO:K02965; cath_funfam=3.30.860.10; cog=COG0185; ko=KO:K02965; pfam=PF00203; superfamily=54570; tigrfam=TIGR01050) gives MARSIKKGPYIDHNVEKKVNSMNDSGKKSVIKTWSRRSMISPDFVNHTFAVHNGNKFIPVYVTENMVGHKLGEFAPTRTFRGHAEKKK, from the coding sequence ATGGCTCGTTCGATAAAAAAAGGACCTTATATTGACCATAACGTAGAGAAAAAAGTAAACTCTATGAATGATTCAGGCAAAAAGTCTGTAATCAAAACTTGGTCTCGCAGATCAATGATATCACCAGATTTCGTGAATCATACATTTGCTGTACACAACGGAAATAAATTTATCCCTGTGTACGTAACAGAAAACATGGTTGGTCACAAGTTGGGAGAATTTGCTCCAACCAGAACATTCAGAGGACACGCTGAAAAGAAAAAATAA
- a CDS encoding prephenate dehydrogenase (NADP+) (product_source=KO:K00211; cath_funfam=1.10.3660.10,3.40.50.720; cog=COG0287; ko=KO:K00211; pfam=PF02153; superfamily=48179,51735): MQIGIIGLGDMGKLYALSFINAGYKVCGADMPLRFTDLKNELEPKGIEVLIDGHEVARKSDFIIYCVEAEKIDEVVAAFARSTKYGAIVAGQTSVKHPEIAAFEKHLPADTQIVTCHSLHGPAFSPEGQTLVVVRHRATDAVYAKALEIYKSLKSNIIEMDDYREHDRIVADTQAVTHMGFESMGSAWKNAGFFPWDNPAYAGGIDNVKILTTLRIFSYKSHIYAGLAILNPYAQKQVKYYAQAESELFKLMICENEAEFREKIYAARDFVFHESRSLLLLDDNIMKEFSLSDASHKQKPNSHLSLLSMVYAWYKMGVNPYDNLICQTPPFKLRLGIAEYLFKNEAMLEESINTALYDKSIRGDDLEFHTAVHEWASIIGYGDLKGYKEHFEAAKSFFANRLNDGRDLSAEMIKRLGK, from the coding sequence ATGCAAATAGGAATTATTGGTTTGGGCGATATGGGCAAATTGTATGCACTATCGTTCATAAACGCTGGTTATAAGGTATGTGGGGCAGATATGCCCTTACGTTTTACAGATTTAAAAAATGAGCTGGAACCTAAAGGAATCGAAGTTTTAATCGATGGCCATGAGGTTGCCCGTAAATCAGACTTTATTATCTATTGCGTTGAAGCCGAAAAAATTGATGAGGTGGTAGCTGCTTTTGCCCGCTCAACAAAATATGGCGCCATAGTTGCCGGGCAAACCTCGGTTAAACATCCGGAAATTGCCGCTTTCGAAAAACATCTTCCAGCGGATACCCAGATTGTAACCTGCCATTCTTTGCATGGTCCGGCATTTAGTCCGGAGGGTCAAACCCTCGTGGTGGTACGTCACCGTGCTACCGATGCTGTTTATGCCAAAGCTTTAGAAATTTATAAATCTTTAAAATCGAACATTATTGAAATGGACGATTACAGGGAGCACGACCGCATTGTGGCCGATACACAGGCAGTAACGCACATGGGGTTCGAAAGCATGGGCTCAGCATGGAAAAATGCGGGTTTTTTCCCCTGGGATAATCCGGCATATGCGGGTGGAATAGATAACGTGAAAATTTTGACCACGCTGAGAATTTTTAGTTACAAATCGCACATTTATGCTGGTTTGGCCATTTTAAATCCTTATGCCCAGAAACAGGTAAAATATTATGCGCAGGCCGAATCGGAACTGTTTAAGTTGATGATCTGCGAGAATGAGGCGGAGTTTAGGGAAAAGATTTATGCGGCCCGCGATTTCGTTTTTCATGAAAGCCGTTCGCTTTTACTGTTGGATGATAACATCATGAAAGAATTCAGCCTATCGGATGCCAGCCATAAACAGAAACCAAATTCACATTTAAGTTTGCTGAGCATGGTATATGCCTGGTATAAAATGGGCGTAAACCCTTACGATAACCTGATCTGCCAAACGCCACCTTTTAAATTGAGGCTGGGCATTGCCGAATATCTTTTCAAAAATGAAGCAATGTTAGAGGAGTCGATTAATACTGCTTTATATGATAAATCTATCCGCGGAGATGATTTAGAATTCCACACCGCGGTGCACGAATGGGCATCGATTATTGGCTATGGCGATTTAAAAGGTTACAAAGAACATTTCGAAGCGGCCAAATCATTCTTCGCCAACCGTTTAAATGATGGAAGAGATTTAAGTGCGGAAATGATTAAGCGATTAGGCAAGTAA
- a CDS encoding large subunit ribosomal protein L4 (product_source=KO:K02926; cath_funfam=3.40.1370.10; cog=COG0088; ko=KO:K02926; pfam=PF00573; superfamily=52166; tigrfam=TIGR03953) codes for MEVKVLNISGKETGAKVQLPESVFGIEPNDHAIYLDVKQYLANQRQGTHKSKQRNEIAGSTRKLYKQKGTGGARAGSIKSPLFNGGGRVFGPQPRDYSFKLNKKLKSLARKSALAYKAKDNNVVVLEDFNFDTAKTKNYTSLLAALNVGTQKTLLVLPAQNNNIYLSSRNIQKTKVISAADLNTYDVLNAGVLVLTADSVKTLEEAFAK; via the coding sequence ATGGAAGTTAAAGTATTAAACATTTCAGGTAAAGAAACAGGTGCCAAGGTGCAACTTCCTGAATCGGTATTTGGTATCGAGCCTAACGACCACGCGATTTATTTAGATGTAAAACAGTATTTGGCTAACCAACGTCAAGGTACTCACAAATCTAAACAACGTAATGAGATTGCTGGTTCAACTCGTAAACTATACAAACAAAAAGGTACAGGTGGTGCCCGTGCTGGTAGCATTAAATCTCCGTTATTTAACGGTGGTGGTCGTGTTTTCGGTCCTCAGCCACGTGATTATAGCTTTAAATTGAATAAGAAATTAAAATCATTAGCACGTAAATCTGCTTTGGCTTATAAAGCAAAAGACAACAACGTGGTAGTTTTAGAAGATTTCAACTTCGATACAGCTAAAACTAAAAACTATACAAGTTTATTGGCTGCGTTAAACGTAGGTACTCAAAAAACTTTATTGGTTTTACCTGCGCAAAATAATAATATCTATTTATCAAGCAGAAACATTCAGAAAACTAAAGTAATCTCGGCAGCAGATTTAAATACTTATGATGTATTGAACGCTGGTGTACTTGTGTTAACTGCTGATTCTGTTAAAACTTTGGAGGAGGCGTTTGCCAAATAA
- a CDS encoding large subunit ribosomal protein L23 (product_source=KO:K02892; cath_funfam=3.30.70.330; cog=COG0089; ko=KO:K02892; pfam=PF00276; superfamily=54189) produces the protein MEILKKPILTEKASALTEKSNRFTFSVNHKANKIQIKQAIEKLYGVTIVAVNTMVVDGKAKSRYTKAGFVSGRSPKYKKAIVTLKDGETIDYYATL, from the coding sequence ATGGAAATTTTAAAAAAACCAATATTAACCGAAAAAGCTTCAGCTTTAACTGAGAAATCTAACCGTTTCACATTTAGCGTTAACCACAAGGCTAACAAAATCCAGATTAAACAAGCGATTGAGAAATTGTACGGTGTAACCATCGTTGCAGTTAACACCATGGTTGTTGATGGAAAAGCTAAATCTCGTTACACTAAAGCAGGTTTTGTATCTGGCCGTAGCCCGAAATACAAAAAAGCAATCGTAACGTTAAAAGACGGCGAAACAATAGATTATTACGCAACCCTTTAA
- a CDS encoding large subunit ribosomal protein L22 (product_source=KO:K02890; cath_funfam=3.90.470.10; cog=COG0091; ko=KO:K02890; pfam=PF00237; superfamily=54843; tigrfam=TIGR01044), translating to MEAIAKLNNCPTSPRKMRLVVDLIRGERVEKALSILKFTNKEAAIRVEKLLLSAIKNWESKNEGARPEENQLFVKTVMVDGGRQLKRLRPAPQGRGYRIRKRSNHVTLIVDSKSTETTQN from the coding sequence ATGGAAGCAATAGCAAAATTAAACAATTGTCCAACCTCACCGCGTAAGATGCGTTTGGTTGTAGATCTTATCAGAGGTGAACGTGTAGAAAAAGCATTAAGCATTTTAAAGTTTACCAATAAAGAAGCAGCAATAAGAGTTGAGAAATTATTATTATCTGCTATCAAAAACTGGGAATCTAAAAATGAAGGTGCTCGCCCTGAAGAAAACCAACTTTTTGTAAAAACAGTTATGGTTGATGGTGGCCGTCAGTTGAAACGCTTACGTCCAGCTCCTCAAGGCCGTGGATATAGAATTCGTAAACGTTCTAACCACGTAACGCTGATTGTAGATAGTAAAAGTACAGAAACAACTCAAAACTAA
- a CDS encoding putative membrane protein YfcA (product_source=COG0730; cog=COG0730; ko=KO:K07090; pfam=PF01925; transmembrane_helix_parts=Outside_1_9,TMhelix_10_32,Inside_33_43,TMhelix_44_66,Outside_67_75,TMhelix_76_98,Inside_99_99,TMhelix_100_119,Outside_120_159,TMhelix_160_182,Inside_183_194,TMhelix_195_217,Outside_218_226,TMhelix_227_247,Inside_248_253,TMhelix_254_271,Outside_272_277), with product MSVLLFTIIILLGAFLAGLLGSLTGLGGGVIIIPLLTLALGVDIHYAIGASIVSVIATSSGSAAAYVKEGITNIRIGMFLEIATTIGAVCGAIVAVYLNANYIAILFGCILIFSAIITLKKKVDHTTLDHTDKWANFFKLNGSYPDKGIDHPYAVKHVPGGFLMMLFAGTLSGLLGIGSGALKVIAMDNIMRLPFKVSTTTSNFMMGVTAAASAVVYLHRGQIDPGIAMPVCIGVLTGATIGSKILLRAKTDKLKMIFAIVVVFLALQMIYKGISGL from the coding sequence ATGTCGGTATTGCTGTTTACCATTATCATTTTATTAGGTGCTTTTTTAGCCGGATTACTAGGCTCGCTAACGGGCTTGGGCGGGGGAGTAATTATTATTCCATTGCTCACTTTAGCTTTAGGGGTTGATATCCATTATGCTATAGGTGCATCAATTGTTTCTGTTATTGCAACCTCTTCGGGTTCGGCAGCGGCTTACGTAAAAGAAGGGATTACCAATATCCGAATTGGGATGTTTTTAGAAATCGCTACCACAATAGGCGCGGTGTGCGGTGCAATTGTAGCCGTTTATCTCAATGCCAATTATATTGCTATTCTATTTGGCTGTATCCTGATTTTTTCGGCCATCATAACGCTAAAGAAAAAGGTAGATCATACCACTTTAGACCATACCGACAAATGGGCCAATTTTTTTAAACTCAATGGATCTTACCCCGATAAAGGTATAGATCATCCTTATGCGGTAAAACATGTTCCGGGAGGTTTTTTAATGATGCTTTTTGCCGGAACCTTATCAGGTTTGCTTGGGATTGGGAGTGGAGCATTAAAAGTAATCGCGATGGATAATATTATGCGTTTGCCTTTTAAGGTATCAACCACTACCAGTAATTTTATGATGGGGGTTACGGCAGCGGCGAGTGCGGTGGTTTATTTGCATCGTGGCCAGATCGATCCGGGCATTGCCATGCCAGTATGTATCGGCGTTTTAACAGGCGCAACTATTGGTTCAAAAATTTTATTAAGAGCCAAAACCGATAAGCTCAAAATGATATTTGCCATAGTTGTTGTATTCTTGGCATTACAGATGATTTATAAAGGAATAAGCGGATTATAA
- a CDS encoding large subunit ribosomal protein L16 (product_source=KO:K02878; cath_funfam=3.90.1170.10; cog=COG0197; ko=KO:K02878; pfam=PF00252; superfamily=54686; tigrfam=TIGR01164): protein MLQPKRTKFRKMQKGRMKGLASRGAELAFGSFGIKSLEATWITSRQIEAARIAVTRFMKREGQVWIRIFPDKPVTKKPAEVRMGKGKGAPEYWVAVVRPGRVIFEAEGVPLEVAKEALRLAAQKLPIQTKFVVRRDYVEA from the coding sequence ATGTTACAGCCAAAAAGAACGAAGTTCAGGAAGATGCAAAAAGGCAGAATGAAGGGTTTAGCTTCTCGTGGAGCTGAGTTAGCATTCGGATCTTTCGGTATCAAATCTCTAGAAGCTACTTGGATCACAAGTCGTCAGATAGAGGCTGCCCGTATTGCCGTAACTCGTTTCATGAAACGTGAAGGCCAAGTATGGATCAGGATCTTCCCGGACAAACCGGTAACTAAAAAACCTGCTGAGGTACGTATGGGTAAAGGTAAAGGTGCTCCTGAGTATTGGGTAGCAGTTGTAAGACCAGGACGCGTAATTTTCGAAGCTGAAGGTGTGCCTTTAGAAGTTGCTAAAGAAGCATTGCGTTTAGCAGCTCAGAAATTACCGATCCAAACCAAATTCGTAGTACGTAGAGATTACGTAGAAGCATAG
- a CDS encoding small subunit ribosomal protein S3 (product_source=KO:K02982; cath_funfam=3.30.1140.32,3.30.300.20; cog=COG0092; ko=KO:K02982; pfam=PF00189,PF07650; smart=SM00322; superfamily=54814,54821; tigrfam=TIGR01009), protein MGQKANPIGNRLGIIKGWDSNWFGGNNYSDKLVEDEKIRKYLSARIAKGGVAKVVIERTLKRITVTIHTARPGIVIGKAGAEVDKIKEELKKLTKKEIQINIFEIKRPELDAQLVAEGVAKQLEARISFRRAMKSSIASTMRMGAEGIKIMTSGRLGGAEMARTEQYKEGRVPLHTFRADIDYALAEALTTYGKIGVKVWICKGEVYGKRDLSPNIGATNNGPKGASDKPAFGGRDNRGGGRDNRGGGNDRRGGNQGGGRGPGQGGANRGGGAGANRGPRK, encoded by the coding sequence ATGGGACAAAAAGCAAATCCAATAGGTAACAGGTTAGGTATCATCAAAGGATGGGATTCTAACTGGTTCGGTGGCAACAACTACTCCGATAAATTAGTTGAAGATGAGAAAATAAGAAAATACCTTTCTGCCCGTATCGCTAAAGGCGGTGTTGCAAAAGTAGTAATTGAGCGTACGTTAAAACGTATCACGGTAACTATCCACACAGCTCGTCCAGGTATCGTAATCGGTAAAGCAGGTGCTGAGGTTGATAAAATTAAAGAAGAGTTAAAGAAATTAACTAAAAAGGAAATTCAAATTAACATCTTCGAAATTAAACGCCCAGAGCTTGATGCACAATTAGTTGCAGAAGGTGTTGCAAAACAATTAGAAGCAAGGATCTCATTCCGTAGAGCAATGAAATCTTCTATCGCATCAACCATGCGTATGGGTGCTGAAGGTATCAAAATCATGACTTCTGGTCGTTTAGGTGGTGCTGAGATGGCACGTACCGAGCAGTACAAAGAAGGAAGAGTGCCTTTGCATACATTCCGTGCTGATATCGACTACGCTTTAGCTGAAGCCTTAACTACTTATGGTAAAATAGGTGTTAAAGTTTGGATCTGTAAAGGTGAGGTTTATGGAAAACGTGATTTGTCTCCAAACATTGGTGCAACAAACAACGGTCCAAAAGGCGCATCAGATAAACCAGCTTTCGGTGGAAGAGATAACCGTGGTGGTGGAAGAGATAACCGTGGCGGTGGTAACGACAGACGTGGTGGAAACCAAGGCGGCGGTCGTGGTCCAGGCCAGGGTGGTGCAAACAGAGGTGGTGGCGCAGGCGCTAACAGAGGTCCTCGTAAATAA